The following are from one region of the Melaminivora suipulveris genome:
- a CDS encoding PDDEXK nuclease domain-containing protein, producing the protein MPPLLAEQLTREFGKGFDASNLRYMHLFYQAFPKCDALRHELSWTHYRLLTRLEDAAARQWYMREAAEQNWSTRALERQMGTLFYERLLLSQDKAAVAAEARQKLAALEQSPRAFVRDPMMLEFLGLPGSGKLLEAGLEQSLLDKLQAFLLELGKGFAFVARQQRLSSESKDFYIDLVFYNYLLKCFVLIDLKTGELTHQDIGQMDMYVRMYDDQRRGEGDNPTVGMLLCEEKDQSVVRYSVLNGSEQLFASRYKPASASRCWHGARNSDYLPTWA; encoded by the coding sequence CTGCCGCCCCTGCTGGCCGAGCAACTGACGCGGGAGTTTGGCAAGGGCTTTGATGCTTCCAACCTGCGCTACATGCACCTGTTCTATCAGGCGTTTCCAAAGTGTGACGCGCTGCGTCACGAATTGAGCTGGACGCACTACCGACTGCTGACGCGGCTGGAGGATGCAGCGGCGCGCCAGTGGTATATGCGCGAGGCAGCCGAGCAGAACTGGAGCACGCGGGCCCTGGAGCGGCAGATGGGCACGCTGTTTTACGAGCGCCTGCTGCTGAGCCAGGACAAGGCCGCCGTGGCGGCTGAAGCGCGACAAAAGCTGGCTGCGCTGGAACAATCACCGCGCGCCTTCGTGCGCGACCCGATGATGCTGGAGTTCCTGGGCTTGCCGGGCAGCGGCAAGCTGTTGGAGGCCGGGCTGGAACAGAGCCTGCTGGACAAGCTGCAAGCCTTCTTGCTGGAGCTGGGCAAGGGCTTTGCCTTCGTGGCGCGTCAGCAGCGCCTCAGCAGCGAGAGCAAGGATTTCTACATCGATCTGGTGTTCTACAACTACCTGCTCAAGTGCTTTGTGCTGATCGACCTGAAAACCGGCGAGCTGACACACCAGGACATTGGCCAGATGGACATGTATGTCCGCATGTACGACGACCAGAGGCGCGGCGAGGGCGACAACCCGACGGTGGGCATGCTGCTGTGCGAGGAAAAAGACCAATCGGTGGTGCGCTATTCGGTGCTCAACGGCAGCGAACAACTATTTGCCAGCCGCTACAAGCCAGCCTCAGCGTCAAGATGCTGGCATGGTGCAAGAAATTCGGATTACTTGCCCACCTGGGCCTGA